Proteins from a single region of Hordeum vulgare subsp. vulgare chromosome 6H, MorexV3_pseudomolecules_assembly, whole genome shotgun sequence:
- the LOC123401646 gene encoding ABC transporter B family member 11-like isoform X1: MRTKVFFHRKLSRFLPKKSQSPLCGRLAKCLYTMPPPSNRGTRITHDTARAGFVKHTSNAISSCQKKMDAAAEASRGEGAHHGGEQRKDDLPPEKKVPLFGMLRYADRLDILLMVIGSLGAVGNGASGSLILVFFGDAINSFGESTTSTVLPAVTKVVLNFVYVGIGTAVASFLQMSCWTMSGERQSARIRSLYLKSVLRQDIAFFDTEMTTGEAISRMSSDTVIIQDALGEKAGKLVQAVSAFFGGFIVAFTKGWLLTLVMLTSLPLVAIAGAVSAQLLTRVSSKRLTSYSDAADTVEQTIGSIRTVVSFNGEKKAIEMYNKFIKNAYKTAVEEGLVNGFGMGSVLCILFSSYGLGFWYGGKLIIDKGYTGGKIITVLFAVLTGASSLGSATPSISAIAEGQSAAYRLFETIERKPEIDSDDTGGMVLENIKGNVELKDVYFRYPARPGQLVLDGLSLQVASGTTMAIVGESGSGKSTVISLVERFYDPQAGEVLIDGVNIKNLSLDWIRGKIGLVSQEPLLFMTSIKDNIIYGKEDATLEEIKRSAELANAANFIDKLPNGYNTLVGQRGTLLSGGQKQRIAIARAILKDPKILLLDEATSALDVESERIVQEAINRILVERTTLVVAHRLSTVRNVDCITVVKQGKIVEQGPHHALVKDPNGAYSQLIRLQETRGDEKSKIQDSGVPNSLSKSTSLSVRRSMTNVSSGNSNRNSFKNPSGLSLELHEDAITGEQHEEGLPDGKTLQKAAVGRLFYLNKPELPFLLLGTIAASVHGVMLPLYGLLMSGGLKSFYQPPDKLRKDSSFWALIFVVLGFASFIAITAEYLLFAIAGGKLIERVRNLSFQNIVHQEVAWFDNPSNSSGALGTRLSVDALNVRRLVGDNLGLIVQSTASLTAGFVIAFTADWRLALIITCVIPLLGAQGYAQAKFLKGFGEESKEMYEDASQVATDAVGSIRTIASFCAEKRVVTTYNKKCEALRKQGIRSGIIGGLGFGFSFLVLYSTFALCFYVGAQFVRQGKATFADVFKIFFALVFATIGVSQVSALASNATKAKDSAISIFSILDRKSKINTSSNEGMILENVTGDIDFSNVSFKYPSRPDVHIFSDFTLHIPSRKTVALVGESGSGKSTIISLLERFYDPDSGSISVDGVEIKSLRISWLRDQMGLVGQEPVLFNDTIRANITYGKHGEVTEEEVTGVAKAANAHEFISSLPQGYDTLVGEKGVQLSGGQKQRVAIARAIIKDPKILLLDEATSALDAESERIVQDALDRIMVSRTTIVVAHRLSTIKGADAIAVLKEGKIAEKGNHEALMRINDGVYASLVELRSNSK; encoded by the exons ATGCgcacaaaagtatttttccatcgcAAACTTTCCCGGTTCCTTCCCAAGAAGAGTCAAAGCCCTCTGTGTGGGCGGCTGGCGAAATGCCTATATACAATGCCTCCACCCTCAAACCGGGGAACAAGAATCACACACGACACCGCGCGGGCTGGGTTCGTCAAGCACACCAGCAACGCAATCAGTAGCTGCCAGAAAAAAATGGACGCGGCAGCAGAAGCTAGCCGTGGAGAAGGAGCACACCACGGCGGCGAGCAACGAAAAGATGACCTGCCGCCGGAGAagaaggtgccgttgttcggcatgcTCAGGTATGCCGACCGCCTTGACATCCTCCTCATGGTGATTGGCTCACTGGGGGCGGTGGGCAACGGCGCGTCGGGGTCCCTCATATTGGTCTTCTTTGGAGATGCTATCAACTCCTTCGGCGAGAGCACCACCAGCACCGTCCTCCCCGCTGTCACCAAG gTTGTTCTCAACTTCGTATATGTGGGCATTGGGACAGCAGTTGCTTCCTTTCTTC AGATGTCATGCTGGACAATGTCAGGAGAAAGGCAGTCAGCCCGCATCCGTTCTTTGTACTTGAAATCAGTTCTGAGGCAAGATATTGCATTCTTCGACACAGAAATGACAACTGGCGAAGCAATTTCTAGAATGTCTAGCGATACGGTCATAATTCAAGATGCTCTTGGCGAGAAG GCAGGGAAGCTTGTACAAGCCGTATCTGCTTTCTTTGGGGGTTTTATCGTAGCATTCACAAAAGGCTGGCTCCTCACTCTTGTCATGCTAACATCACTACCATTAGTTGCTATCGCTGGTGCAGTGTCTGCACAGCTGCTAACCCGGGTTTCTAGCAAGCGACTAACATCATATAGTGATGCTGCAGACACAGTTGAACAGACAATTGGATCTATACGAACA GTTGTGTCCTTCAATGGCGAGAAGAAAGCTATAGAAATGTATAATAAATTCATAAAAAATGCATACAAGACTGCTGTTGAGGAAGGCCTTGTCAATGGCTTTGGCATGGGCTCTGTCTTATGCATCCTATTTAGCAGCTATGGTCTAGGCTTCTGGTATGGTGGAAAGCTAATCATTGACAAAGGATACACTGGAGGGAAAATCATCACTGTTTTGTTTGCCGTATTGACTGGCGCAAG TTCGTTAGGTAGTGCAACACCATCAATTTCTGCAATTGCGGAAGGTCAATCTGCAGCATACAGACTGTTCGAAACAATTGAGAGGAAACCCGAAATAGACTCTGATGATACGGGTGGCATGGTCTTGGAAAATATCAAGGGTAATGTTGAGCTAAAGGACGTGTACTTTCGCTACCCCGCAAGACCCGGGCAGTTAGTATTAGATGGATTATCATTACAAGTAGCCAGTGGGACAACAATGGCCATAGTTGGAGAGAGTGGAAGTGGCAAGTCAACTGTTATCAGCCTAGTTGAAAGATTCTACGATCCACAGGCTGGCGAAGTTTTGATAGATGGAGTCAACATCAAGAATCTGAGTCTTGATTGGATAAGAGGGAAGATCGGTCTTGTTAGCCAAGAACCATTGTTGTTTATGACCTCCATTAAAGATAACATAATATATGGTAAAGAAGATGCAACACTTGAAGAGATCAAGAGATCAGCCGAGCTTGCAAATGCAGCAAACTTCATCGACAAGTTACCAAAT GGCTACAATACATTGGTTGGCCAACGTGGCACTCTACTTTCTGGAGGACAAAAACAAAGAATTGCAATTGCGAGAGCCATTCTTAAAGATCCAAAAATCCTTTTGCTAGATGAAGCAACAAGTGCATTGGATGTGGAATCTGAGAGGATAGTTCAGGAGGCAATCAATAGGATATTGGTAGAAAGAACCACACTTGTCGTTGCTCATCGTTTGAGCACTGTAAGGAATGTTGACTGCATCACAGTGGTTAAGCAAGGGAAAATAGTCGAACAAG GTCCTCATCATGCATTGGTAAAGGATCCTAATGGAGCTTACTCCCAGCTTATTAGGCTGCAAGAAACTCGTGGTGATGAGAAAAGTAAAATACAGGATTCGGGAGTGCCCAATTCCTTATCAAAAAGCACTAGTTTGTCAGTTAGACGGTCAATGACTAATGTTTCTTCTGGCAATAGTAACAGAAACTCCTTCAAGAATCCCTCAGGACTATCACTTGAGTTGCATGAGGATGCAATCACAGGTGAACAGCACGAAGAGGGCCTTCCCGATGGGAAGACCCTTCAGAAAGCAGCAGTTGGGCGTCTTTTTTATCTTAACAAACCGGAGTTACCATTTCTTCTGCTCGGCACTATAGCAGCATCGGTGCATGGAGTCATGTTGCCATTGTATGGCCTACTAATGTCTGGCGGTCTAAAATCATTCTACCAGCCACCAGATAAGCTGCGAAAAGATTCTAGCTTTTGGGCATTGATATTTGTAGTTCTGGGGTTTGCATCTTTCATTGCAATCACAGCAGAATATCTTTTGTTTGCAATTGCTGGTGGCAAGCTTATAGAGCGTGTTCGTAATCTGTCATTTCAAAATATTGTGCATCAGGAAGTTGCTTGGTTTGATAATCCCTCAAATTCCAG CGGTGCACTTGGTACACGACTCTCAGTTGATGCATTAAATGTTCGGCGCTTAGTAGGAGATAACCTGGGCCTTATAGTGCAGTCTACAGCTTCACTAACAGCTGGCTTTGTCATAGCTTTTACAGCGGACTGGAGGCTTGCACTGATTATCACTTGTGTCATTCCTTTATTGGGTGCACAGGGTTATGCtcaagcaaagttcttgaaggggTTTGGTGAAGAATCTAAG GAGATGTATGAAGATGCAAGTCAAGTTGCAACTGACGCTGTTGGTAGTATCAGAACTATAGCATCTTTCTGTGCAGAGAAAAGAGTGGTTACAACATATAATAAGAAATGTGAAGCTTTAAGGAAACAGGGGATTCGAAGCGGAATCATTGGagggcttggttttggtttctcatTCTTGGTGTTGTATTCTACATTTGCTCTATGTTTCTATGTTGGTGCACAGTTTGTACGTCAGGGAAAAGCTACTTTTGCAGATGTTTTCAAA ATATTCTTTGCCTTAGTTTTTGCAACTATTGGGGTTTCGCAAGTAAGTGCATTGGCATCTAATGCGACAAAAGCAAAGGATTCAGCCATTTCTATTTTCAGTATTCTAGATCGGAAGTCAAAAATCAATACAAGTAGCAATGAGGGCATGATACTGGAAAATGTCACTGGCGACATTGATTTTAGTAATGTCAGTTTCAAGTACCCATCACGCCCTGATGTCCATATATTCAGTGACTTTACATTGCACATTCCTTCCAGAAAG ACTGTAGCACTAGTTGGAGAGAGTGGTAGTGGCAAGTCCACAATAATTTCTTTACTGGAGCGTTTCTATGATCCTGATTCTGGTAGTATCTCAGTAGATGGCGTCGAGATTAAGAGCTTGAGAATTAGCTGGTTAAGGGATCAGATGGGGCTGGTAGGTCAGGAGCCAGTGCTTTTCAACGACACAATCCGTGCAAACATAACATATGGGAAACACGGGGAGGTGACAGAGGAAGAGGTTACGGGTGTGGCCAAGGCAGCAAATGCTCATGAGTTTATATCAAGCTTGCCACAGGGATACGACACTCTGGTTGGCGAGAAAGGAGTGCAACTATCTGGTGGACAGAAGCAGCGGGTAGCCATCGCAAGGGCCATTATAAAGGACCCGAAGATACTACTGCTTGACGAGGCGACCAGTGCTCTGGACGCGGAGTCGGAGCGCATAGTTCAGGATGCGTTGGATCGAATCATGGTGAGCAGGACCACCATAGTGGTGGCGCACCGCCTCTCCACAATCAAAGGTGCTGATGCGATTGCGGTCCTCAAGGAAGGCAAAATTGCAGAAAAGGGAAATCATGAGGCCCTGATGCGGATCAATGATGGAGTCTATGCTTCGCTAGTAGAACTTCGCTCAAATTCTAAGTAG
- the LOC123401646 gene encoding ABC transporter B family member 11-like isoform X2, with amino-acid sequence MRTKVFFHRKLSRFLPKKSQSPLCGRLAKCLYTMPPPSNRGTRITHDTARAGFVKHTSNAISSCQKKMDAAAEASRGEGAHHGGEQRKDDLPPEKKVPLFGMLRYADRLDILLMVIGSLGAVGNGASGSLILVFFGDAINSFGESTTSTVLPAVTKVVLNFVYVGIGTAVASFLQMSCWTMSGERQSARIRSLYLKSVLRQDIAFFDTEMTTGEAISRMSSDTVIIQDALGEKAGKLVQAVSAFFGGFIVAFTKGWLLTLVMLTSLPLVAIAGAVSAQLLTRVSSKRLTSYSDAADTVEQTIGSIRTVVSFNGEKKAIEMYNKFIKNAYKTAVEEGLVNGFGMGSVLCILFSSYGLGFWYGGKLIIDKGYTGGKIITVLFAVLTGASSLGSATPSISAIAEGQSAAYRLFETIERKPEIDSDDTGGMVLENIKGNVELKDVYFRYPARPGQLVLDGLSLQVASGTTMAIVGESGSGKSTVISLVERFYDPQAGEVLIDGVNIKNLSLDWIRGKIGLVSQEPLLFMTSIKDNIIYGKEDATLEEIKRSAELANAANFIDKLPNGYNTLVGQRGTLLSGGQKQRIAIARAILKDPKILLLDEATSALDVESERIVQEAINRILVERTTLVVAHRLSTVRNVDCITVVKQGKIVEQGPHHALVKDPNGAYSQLIRLQETRGDEKSKIQDSGVPNSLSKSTSLSVRRSMTNVSSGNSNRNSFKNPSGLSLELHEDAITGEQHEEGLPDGKTLQKAAVGRLFYLNKPELPFLLLGTIAASVHGVMLPLYGLLMSGGLKSFYQPPDKLRKDSSFWALIFVVLGFASFIAITAEYLLFAIAGGKLIERVRNLSFQNIVHQEVAWFDNPSNSRSTQILRFCFITYSGALGTRLSVDALNVRRLVGDNLGLIVQSTASLTAGFVIAFTADWRLALIITCVIPLLGAQGYAQAKFLKGFGEESKEMYEDASQVATDAVGSIRTIASFCAEKRVVTTYNKKCEALRKQGIRSGIIGGLGFGFSFLVLYSTFALCFYVGAQFVRQGKATFADVFKIFFALVFATIGVSQVSALASNATKAKDSAISIFSILDRKSKINTSSNEGMILENVTGDIDFSNVSFKYPSRPDVHIFSDFTLHIPSRKTVALVGESGSGKSTIISLLERFYDPDSGSISVDGVEIKSLRISWLRDQMGLVGQEPVLFNDTIRANITYGKHGEVTEEEVTGVAKAANAHEFISSLPQGYDTLVGEKGVQLSGGQKQRVAIARAIIKDPKILLLDEATSALDAESERIVQDALDRIMVSRTTIVVAHRLSTIKGADAIAVLKEGKIAEKGNHEALMRINDGVYASLVELRSNSK; translated from the exons ATGCgcacaaaagtatttttccatcgcAAACTTTCCCGGTTCCTTCCCAAGAAGAGTCAAAGCCCTCTGTGTGGGCGGCTGGCGAAATGCCTATATACAATGCCTCCACCCTCAAACCGGGGAACAAGAATCACACACGACACCGCGCGGGCTGGGTTCGTCAAGCACACCAGCAACGCAATCAGTAGCTGCCAGAAAAAAATGGACGCGGCAGCAGAAGCTAGCCGTGGAGAAGGAGCACACCACGGCGGCGAGCAACGAAAAGATGACCTGCCGCCGGAGAagaaggtgccgttgttcggcatgcTCAGGTATGCCGACCGCCTTGACATCCTCCTCATGGTGATTGGCTCACTGGGGGCGGTGGGCAACGGCGCGTCGGGGTCCCTCATATTGGTCTTCTTTGGAGATGCTATCAACTCCTTCGGCGAGAGCACCACCAGCACCGTCCTCCCCGCTGTCACCAAG gTTGTTCTCAACTTCGTATATGTGGGCATTGGGACAGCAGTTGCTTCCTTTCTTC AGATGTCATGCTGGACAATGTCAGGAGAAAGGCAGTCAGCCCGCATCCGTTCTTTGTACTTGAAATCAGTTCTGAGGCAAGATATTGCATTCTTCGACACAGAAATGACAACTGGCGAAGCAATTTCTAGAATGTCTAGCGATACGGTCATAATTCAAGATGCTCTTGGCGAGAAG GCAGGGAAGCTTGTACAAGCCGTATCTGCTTTCTTTGGGGGTTTTATCGTAGCATTCACAAAAGGCTGGCTCCTCACTCTTGTCATGCTAACATCACTACCATTAGTTGCTATCGCTGGTGCAGTGTCTGCACAGCTGCTAACCCGGGTTTCTAGCAAGCGACTAACATCATATAGTGATGCTGCAGACACAGTTGAACAGACAATTGGATCTATACGAACA GTTGTGTCCTTCAATGGCGAGAAGAAAGCTATAGAAATGTATAATAAATTCATAAAAAATGCATACAAGACTGCTGTTGAGGAAGGCCTTGTCAATGGCTTTGGCATGGGCTCTGTCTTATGCATCCTATTTAGCAGCTATGGTCTAGGCTTCTGGTATGGTGGAAAGCTAATCATTGACAAAGGATACACTGGAGGGAAAATCATCACTGTTTTGTTTGCCGTATTGACTGGCGCAAG TTCGTTAGGTAGTGCAACACCATCAATTTCTGCAATTGCGGAAGGTCAATCTGCAGCATACAGACTGTTCGAAACAATTGAGAGGAAACCCGAAATAGACTCTGATGATACGGGTGGCATGGTCTTGGAAAATATCAAGGGTAATGTTGAGCTAAAGGACGTGTACTTTCGCTACCCCGCAAGACCCGGGCAGTTAGTATTAGATGGATTATCATTACAAGTAGCCAGTGGGACAACAATGGCCATAGTTGGAGAGAGTGGAAGTGGCAAGTCAACTGTTATCAGCCTAGTTGAAAGATTCTACGATCCACAGGCTGGCGAAGTTTTGATAGATGGAGTCAACATCAAGAATCTGAGTCTTGATTGGATAAGAGGGAAGATCGGTCTTGTTAGCCAAGAACCATTGTTGTTTATGACCTCCATTAAAGATAACATAATATATGGTAAAGAAGATGCAACACTTGAAGAGATCAAGAGATCAGCCGAGCTTGCAAATGCAGCAAACTTCATCGACAAGTTACCAAAT GGCTACAATACATTGGTTGGCCAACGTGGCACTCTACTTTCTGGAGGACAAAAACAAAGAATTGCAATTGCGAGAGCCATTCTTAAAGATCCAAAAATCCTTTTGCTAGATGAAGCAACAAGTGCATTGGATGTGGAATCTGAGAGGATAGTTCAGGAGGCAATCAATAGGATATTGGTAGAAAGAACCACACTTGTCGTTGCTCATCGTTTGAGCACTGTAAGGAATGTTGACTGCATCACAGTGGTTAAGCAAGGGAAAATAGTCGAACAAG GTCCTCATCATGCATTGGTAAAGGATCCTAATGGAGCTTACTCCCAGCTTATTAGGCTGCAAGAAACTCGTGGTGATGAGAAAAGTAAAATACAGGATTCGGGAGTGCCCAATTCCTTATCAAAAAGCACTAGTTTGTCAGTTAGACGGTCAATGACTAATGTTTCTTCTGGCAATAGTAACAGAAACTCCTTCAAGAATCCCTCAGGACTATCACTTGAGTTGCATGAGGATGCAATCACAGGTGAACAGCACGAAGAGGGCCTTCCCGATGGGAAGACCCTTCAGAAAGCAGCAGTTGGGCGTCTTTTTTATCTTAACAAACCGGAGTTACCATTTCTTCTGCTCGGCACTATAGCAGCATCGGTGCATGGAGTCATGTTGCCATTGTATGGCCTACTAATGTCTGGCGGTCTAAAATCATTCTACCAGCCACCAGATAAGCTGCGAAAAGATTCTAGCTTTTGGGCATTGATATTTGTAGTTCTGGGGTTTGCATCTTTCATTGCAATCACAGCAGAATATCTTTTGTTTGCAATTGCTGGTGGCAAGCTTATAGAGCGTGTTCGTAATCTGTCATTTCAAAATATTGTGCATCAGGAAGTTGCTTGGTTTGATAATCCCTCAAATTCCAG ATCTACACAGATACTAAGATTCTGCTTTATCACTTACAGCGGTGCACTTGGTACACGACTCTCAGTTGATGCATTAAATGTTCGGCGCTTAGTAGGAGATAACCTGGGCCTTATAGTGCAGTCTACAGCTTCACTAACAGCTGGCTTTGTCATAGCTTTTACAGCGGACTGGAGGCTTGCACTGATTATCACTTGTGTCATTCCTTTATTGGGTGCACAGGGTTATGCtcaagcaaagttcttgaaggggTTTGGTGAAGAATCTAAG GAGATGTATGAAGATGCAAGTCAAGTTGCAACTGACGCTGTTGGTAGTATCAGAACTATAGCATCTTTCTGTGCAGAGAAAAGAGTGGTTACAACATATAATAAGAAATGTGAAGCTTTAAGGAAACAGGGGATTCGAAGCGGAATCATTGGagggcttggttttggtttctcatTCTTGGTGTTGTATTCTACATTTGCTCTATGTTTCTATGTTGGTGCACAGTTTGTACGTCAGGGAAAAGCTACTTTTGCAGATGTTTTCAAA ATATTCTTTGCCTTAGTTTTTGCAACTATTGGGGTTTCGCAAGTAAGTGCATTGGCATCTAATGCGACAAAAGCAAAGGATTCAGCCATTTCTATTTTCAGTATTCTAGATCGGAAGTCAAAAATCAATACAAGTAGCAATGAGGGCATGATACTGGAAAATGTCACTGGCGACATTGATTTTAGTAATGTCAGTTTCAAGTACCCATCACGCCCTGATGTCCATATATTCAGTGACTTTACATTGCACATTCCTTCCAGAAAG ACTGTAGCACTAGTTGGAGAGAGTGGTAGTGGCAAGTCCACAATAATTTCTTTACTGGAGCGTTTCTATGATCCTGATTCTGGTAGTATCTCAGTAGATGGCGTCGAGATTAAGAGCTTGAGAATTAGCTGGTTAAGGGATCAGATGGGGCTGGTAGGTCAGGAGCCAGTGCTTTTCAACGACACAATCCGTGCAAACATAACATATGGGAAACACGGGGAGGTGACAGAGGAAGAGGTTACGGGTGTGGCCAAGGCAGCAAATGCTCATGAGTTTATATCAAGCTTGCCACAGGGATACGACACTCTGGTTGGCGAGAAAGGAGTGCAACTATCTGGTGGACAGAAGCAGCGGGTAGCCATCGCAAGGGCCATTATAAAGGACCCGAAGATACTACTGCTTGACGAGGCGACCAGTGCTCTGGACGCGGAGTCGGAGCGCATAGTTCAGGATGCGTTGGATCGAATCATGGTGAGCAGGACCACCATAGTGGTGGCGCACCGCCTCTCCACAATCAAAGGTGCTGATGCGATTGCGGTCCTCAAGGAAGGCAAAATTGCAGAAAAGGGAAATCATGAGGCCCTGATGCGGATCAATGATGGAGTCTATGCTTCGCTAGTAGAACTTCGCTCAAATTCTAAGTAG
- the LOC123401644 gene encoding uncharacterized protein LOC123401644, whose translation MVESLYTPSLTIAPPSAVKLRCQRCIPNGRSSARSTPHRPERGEWQPEAHRQRRLPNSLGSSKSTTPSIGAGWMGSRMPGRRQVARRMSYQKSNRGAQCLPRSCIFVFLRGLVICSWMDCVLRFCYRGSLTNECRLVFILPISNAADQTSVLYIISHAHIPYSSPNMHHPCISSRRNSPVKMAARPTAAARSLAGPEHDISGRK comes from the exons ATGGTCGAGTCCCTGTACACGCCCTCCCTGACCATCGCTCCACCATCCGCCGTCAAACTCCGCTGCCAACGATGCATTCCCAACGGCCGTTCCTCTGCCAGATCCACACCCCATCGACCGGAGCGGGGTGAGTGGCAACCGGAGGCCCACCGCCAACGTCGCCTTCCCAACTCCCTTGGCTCTTCCAAATCGACCACCCCATCCATTGGAGCGGGGTGGATGGGGAGCCGGATGCCTGGGAGGCGCCAGGTCGCCCGTCGGATGTCCTATCAAAAAAGCAACAGAGGCGCCCAATGTCTCCCACGTTcatgtatttttgttttcttgcgagGTCTTGTGATTTGCTCATGGATGGATTGTGTGCTTCGTTTTTGTTACAG GGGTAGCCTGACAAACGAATGCCGACTGGTGTTCATTCTCCCAATTTCTAATGCAGCCGACCAAACATCTGTCCTATACATCATCTCTCATGCACATATACCCTACAGTTCACCGAACATGCATCATCCTTGCATCAGCTCAAGAAGGAACTCGCCGGTGAAGATGGCGGCGCGGCCGACGGCAGCAGCGAGGTCGCTGGCCGGCCCAGAG CATGACATCTCTGGAAGAAAATGA